A single region of the Oryzias melastigma strain HK-1 linkage group LG23, ASM292280v2, whole genome shotgun sequence genome encodes:
- the LOC112158196 gene encoding arg8-vasotocin receptor — protein sequence MLFPSESRCNLTGQNCSLNVTQHLGGAKKNHSDPFGRNEEVAKIEITVLSLAFVAAVVGNVSVLLAMYRTRRKLSRMHLFMKHLSLADLVVAFFQVLPQLCWEITFRFYGPDFLCRIVKHLQVLGMFASTYMMVMMTVDRYIAICHPLQTLQQPTQRAYIMIGSTWACSLVLSTPQYFIFSLSEVRPGSAVYDCWGHFVEPWGLRAYITWITAGIFLVPVAILVFCYGFICRTIWRNLKFKTKRKRADAVDGVSKNGILSRSSVSSVSTISRAKLRTVKMTFVIVVAFVVCWAPFFTVQMWSVWDQTFSWDDSENTTVTLSALLASLNSCCNPWIYMIFSGHLLSDFFSSLPCCRGLKMQLQQQDSDSSLRRTTLLSRLQGPRLSEPFRDLNLAGKSCPPVPSPS from the exons ATGCTCTTCCCCTCGGAGAGCCGCTGTAACCTGACGGGTCAGAACTGCTCCCTGAACGTGACGCAGCACCTGGGGGGCGCCAAGAAGAACCACAGCGACCCGTTCGGGCGGAACGAGGAGGTGGCCAAGATCGAGATCACCGTCCTGAGCCTCGCCTTCGTGGCGGCGGTGGTGGGGAACGTCAGCGTGCTGCTGGCCATGTACCGGACGCGGCGGAAGCTGTCGCGCATGCACCTGTTCATGAAGCACCTGAGCCTGGCGGACCTGGTGGTGGCCTTCTTCCAGGTGCTGCCGCAGCTCTGCTGGGAGATCACCTTCCGCTTCTACGGGCCGGACTTCCTGTGCCGCATCGTGAAGCACCTGCAGGTCCTGGGCATGTTCGCCTCCACCTacatgatggtgatgatgaccGTGGACCGCTACATCGCCATCTGCCACccgctgcagacgctgcagcaGCCCACGCAGCGCGCCTACATCATGATCGGCTCCACGTGGGCGTGCAGCCTGGTCCTCAGCACCCCGCAGTACTTCATCTTCTCCCTCAGCGAGGTCCGGCCCGGCTCCGCCGTCTACGACTGCTGGGGCCACTTCGTGGAGCCGTGGGGGCTGCGCGCATACATCACCTGGATCACGGCCGGGATCTTCCTGGTGCCCGTGGCCATCCTGGTGTTCTGCTACGGCTTCATCTGCCGCACCATCTGGAGGAACCTCAAGTTCAAGACCAAGAGGAAGCGCGCGGACGCCGTGGACGGGGTCTCCAAGAACGGCATCCTGAGCCGGAGCTCGGTCAGCAGCGTCAGCACCATCTCGCGCGCCAAATTACGCACGGTGAAGATGACCTTCGTGATCGTGGTGGCCTTCGTGGTGTGCTGGGCGCCCTTCTTCACCGTGCAGATGTGGTCCGTGTGGGACCAGACCTTCTCCTGGGACG ACTCTGAGAACACCACGGTGACGCTCTCCGCCCTGCTGGCCAGCCTCAACAGCTGCTGCAACCCCTGGATCTACATGATCTTCAGCGGACACCTGCTGTCCGACTTCTTCAGCAGCCTGCCGTGCTGCCGCGGCCTGAagatgcagctgcagcagcaggactcGGACAGCAGCCTCCGCCGGACCACGCTGCTGTCCCGCCTGCAGGGCCCGCGCCTCTCCGAGCCGTTCAGGGACCTCAACCTCGCCGGTAAAAGCTGCCCGCCGGTCCCGTCGCCGTCCTAA